One window from the genome of Thermococcus siculi encodes:
- a CDS encoding DEAD/DEAH box helicase, whose product MHPLLKKIIRERFGKLNRLQQDAFREVSAGKSVLIIAPTGSGKTEAAVLPVFSEILEEGLKPISALYIAPLKALNRDLLERLEWWGEKLGISVEVRHGDTSSYRKAKQVKNPPQMLIITPETLGVILTVKSLRKHLENVKFVIVDEIAELVDNKRGAQLLLNLERLEEIADFKRIGMTATVGNEEEVREWLKADVIVKPNWKKSYRFHVLYPTPTGEDEELGRELSLSPEIAARLRLLWDIVERHGKALIFTNTRQFAEILAHRLKAWGKPVEVHHGSLSKEARIKAEKGLKEGRIRALICTSSMELGIDIGDVDVVIQYMSPRQVNRLVQRAGRAKHRIGEISEAYMITSNVEDYLQSLIIAKHALEGRFEAVEPMGGLDVLASFVVGLLIEYRRLPREKPYEIARRAYVYRDLSWKDYLDVLRVLEDARLIGYDEETGLLYLRRGAFQYYYENLSTIPDEVSWRVFDAKSGHIIGRLDERFVMDLEEGMDFIMNGRSWIVLEIDDESKLLKVRESRSLESAIPSWEGEMIPVPFSVAFAVGRLKRGLAFDFEKALSLLDGVEFSKDELKRAFEEIKDEPFSTDRDIIVESTPKALIIHADFGNRANEALGRIVHSLLILRYGRVFSVRAQAHAIVFKTPFQLNPEEVKGYLYQEPETLEFIVARSLRDSHAYRWRMLNVAKRFGALRRDAKIRRVERLFEGTVIERETLDELYHDKVDVKKAELVLEMLKRGSLRVKTALRREPSTLARLNMAVGGEFLLTGALERDEVLELFRNRLLDHEVVLVCTNCGWHSKTKVARLGSIKERECPRCGSRMLAVAHPIDAEEFLPVLDKVRHGRPLERKEERTYRKLLKAADLVDAYGFDAVLALASYGTGPDTAARILSQYRGDALLVALMEREREFIRTRRFWVDKKNEENNKEKGQES is encoded by the coding sequence ATGCACCCCCTCCTCAAGAAGATCATCAGGGAGCGCTTCGGGAAGCTCAACAGGCTCCAGCAGGACGCTTTTCGCGAGGTTAGTGCCGGAAAGAGCGTCCTGATCATAGCGCCGACCGGTTCCGGAAAGACAGAGGCCGCAGTTCTTCCCGTCTTCAGCGAAATCCTTGAGGAGGGACTGAAGCCTATTTCCGCCCTCTACATCGCACCGCTCAAGGCCCTCAACAGGGATCTCCTCGAGAGGCTCGAGTGGTGGGGGGAGAAGCTCGGGATAAGCGTCGAGGTGAGGCACGGGGACACCTCCTCCTACCGAAAGGCAAAGCAGGTTAAGAACCCGCCCCAAATGCTCATTATAACCCCCGAAACGCTCGGCGTAATTTTAACGGTAAAATCCCTCCGAAAGCACCTTGAAAACGTGAAGTTCGTTATAGTGGACGAGATAGCCGAGCTGGTGGACAACAAGCGCGGTGCCCAGCTTCTCCTCAACCTTGAGCGCCTGGAAGAGATAGCAGACTTCAAAAGGATAGGAATGACCGCGACGGTCGGCAACGAGGAAGAAGTGAGGGAGTGGCTGAAGGCTGACGTTATAGTTAAGCCAAACTGGAAGAAGAGCTACCGCTTCCACGTTCTGTATCCAACCCCCACCGGGGAGGACGAAGAACTCGGCCGGGAGCTGAGCCTCTCGCCCGAGATAGCGGCGCGTCTGAGGCTCCTCTGGGACATAGTCGAGAGGCACGGGAAGGCGCTGATATTCACCAACACGAGGCAGTTCGCCGAAATCCTCGCCCACAGGCTGAAGGCGTGGGGGAAGCCCGTCGAAGTCCACCACGGCTCGCTCTCCAAGGAGGCGCGCATTAAAGCGGAGAAAGGCCTGAAGGAAGGCAGGATAAGGGCGCTGATATGCACCTCGTCTATGGAGCTTGGGATAGACATCGGGGACGTCGATGTCGTAATCCAGTACATGAGTCCGAGGCAGGTTAACCGTCTGGTTCAGCGCGCCGGGAGGGCGAAGCACAGGATCGGCGAGATCAGCGAGGCCTACATGATAACTTCCAACGTCGAGGACTACCTGCAGAGCCTAATCATAGCCAAGCACGCCCTTGAGGGGCGGTTTGAAGCCGTCGAGCCGATGGGCGGGCTGGATGTGCTCGCTTCATTCGTCGTCGGCCTGCTCATCGAGTACAGGAGATTACCGCGGGAGAAGCCCTACGAGATAGCGAGGAGGGCCTACGTTTACAGGGACTTGAGCTGGAAGGACTACCTTGACGTTCTTCGCGTTCTCGAGGATGCCCGCCTGATCGGCTACGACGAGGAGACCGGCCTGCTCTACCTGCGCAGGGGAGCATTCCAGTACTACTACGAGAACCTCTCGACGATTCCGGACGAGGTCTCTTGGAGGGTTTTCGATGCAAAGAGCGGCCACATAATTGGAAGGCTGGACGAGAGGTTCGTCATGGACTTGGAGGAAGGAATGGACTTCATTATGAACGGACGGAGCTGGATAGTGCTGGAGATAGACGACGAGTCGAAGCTCCTCAAGGTTCGCGAGAGCAGGAGCTTGGAGAGCGCGATTCCGAGCTGGGAGGGCGAGATGATTCCGGTTCCGTTCAGCGTCGCCTTCGCCGTCGGGAGGCTGAAAAGGGGGCTTGCTTTTGACTTCGAGAAGGCCCTTTCCCTGCTCGACGGTGTTGAGTTCAGTAAGGACGAACTGAAGAGGGCCTTTGAAGAGATAAAAGACGAGCCTTTCTCGACTGACCGGGACATTATTGTGGAGAGCACGCCGAAAGCGCTCATTATCCACGCGGACTTCGGCAACAGGGCGAACGAAGCACTCGGAAGAATCGTCCACTCCCTGTTAATTCTCCGTTATGGCAGAGTCTTTTCCGTCAGAGCGCAGGCCCACGCAATAGTATTCAAGACGCCATTCCAGCTGAACCCGGAGGAAGTGAAGGGCTACCTATACCAGGAACCCGAAACCTTGGAGTTCATAGTCGCCCGCTCCCTCAGGGATTCCCACGCCTACCGCTGGAGGATGCTGAACGTCGCGAAGCGCTTCGGAGCTTTGAGGAGGGACGCGAAGATAAGGCGTGTTGAAAGGCTCTTCGAGGGGACTGTTATAGAAAGAGAAACGCTGGACGAGCTCTACCACGACAAAGTTGACGTGAAGAAGGCCGAGCTTGTTCTTGAGATGCTGAAGAGGGGCTCGCTGAGGGTGAAGACGGCCCTTAGAAGGGAACCCTCGACGCTGGCGAGGCTCAACATGGCTGTGGGAGGGGAGTTCCTGCTCACGGGAGCGCTTGAGAGGGACGAAGTCCTCGAACTGTTCAGGAACAGGCTCCTTGACCATGAGGTCGTTCTCGTCTGTACTAACTGCGGCTGGCACTCGAAGACGAAGGTTGCACGCCTAGGGAGCATCAAAGAGAGGGAGTGTCCGCGCTGTGGCTCCAGGATGCTGGCCGTTGCCCATCCGATAGATGCGGAGGAGTTCCTGCCCGTTCTTGATAAGGTCAGGCATGGGAGGCCGCTGGAGAGAAAGGAAGAGCGGACTTACAGGAAACTCTTAAAGGCGGCCGACCTTGTCGATGCCTACGGCTTCGATGCCGTTCTGGCCCTGGCGAGCTACGGAACCGGACCCGATACTGCCGCAAGGATTCTGAGCCAGTACAGAGGAGACGCCCTGCTGGTCGCCCTGATGGAGCGCGAGAGGGAGTTCATAAGGACGAGGCGGTTCTGGGTGGATAAAAAGAATGAGGAAAACAACAAAGAAAAGGGTCAGGAGTCCTGA
- a CDS encoding AAA family ATPase gives MLFNPKPKTRRDELYDREEELSILEGSLKKGVPLIVLLGIRRLGKSSLLNVSLGEVPVKSVKIDARKVYSAFGSVPGSALAKLILEGYIKTSPRERVKDALKGIKGVRLAGVGLEIRVDSSVNLFKVLERIDSMGERFVIAIDEAQYLRFSRSRYAELIAWAVDELQNVGFILTGSEVGLLEDFLRLHDPESALFGRAHVEVKLRRFERRQSLDFLRKGFEEIELDIDEHEIEEAVDELDGIVGWLTLYGYNRYLGLSHGESLRKLKDDARRLILSEFSKLNELSPRYGLAMRAVANGRHRWKEIKEAVELLEGKRLDDKNFSNVLNNLVRYGYLEKTIDGYFIPDPLIELAFK, from the coding sequence ATGCTCTTTAATCCAAAACCCAAAACAAGGAGAGACGAACTCTACGACCGCGAGGAAGAGCTTTCAATTCTGGAGGGCTCTCTCAAAAAAGGCGTTCCTCTTATCGTCCTGCTCGGCATAAGGCGCCTTGGAAAAAGCTCTCTCCTCAACGTCTCCCTCGGTGAGGTTCCGGTTAAAAGCGTCAAGATAGACGCCAGGAAGGTGTATTCCGCCTTTGGAAGTGTCCCCGGAAGCGCATTGGCAAAGTTGATTCTTGAAGGCTACATCAAAACTTCGCCCCGCGAGAGGGTTAAGGATGCTTTAAAGGGCATCAAAGGTGTTCGCCTGGCGGGTGTTGGTCTGGAAATCCGTGTGGATAGCAGCGTAAACCTCTTCAAGGTCCTCGAAAGGATAGACTCAATGGGAGAACGGTTCGTCATAGCCATAGACGAGGCCCAGTACCTTCGCTTTTCCCGCTCCCGCTATGCCGAGCTGATAGCGTGGGCGGTTGACGAACTCCAGAACGTCGGATTCATCCTGACCGGCTCGGAAGTCGGCCTTCTGGAGGACTTCCTCCGCCTTCACGATCCGGAATCGGCGCTCTTTGGCAGGGCCCACGTTGAGGTGAAACTCAGAAGGTTTGAAAGACGCCAGAGCCTTGATTTCCTCAGAAAGGGCTTTGAGGAGATTGAACTCGACATAGATGAGCACGAAATTGAGGAGGCCGTTGACGAGCTCGATGGAATAGTCGGCTGGCTGACCCTCTACGGCTACAACCGCTACCTCGGCCTTTCCCACGGCGAATCCCTTCGGAAACTGAAAGACGATGCCAGAAGGTTAATCCTCAGTGAGTTCTCAAAGCTTAACGAGCTCTCCCCCCGCTACGGACTCGCCATGAGAGCGGTTGCCAACGGCAGACACAGGTGGAAGGAGATAAAAGAGGCCGTCGAACTCCTCGAAGGCAAAAGACTGGACGACAAAAACTTCTCCAACGTTTTGAACAACCTCGTCCGCTACGGCTACCTTGAAAAGACGATAGATGGGTACTTTATACCCGACCCCCTTATTGAGCTGGCGTTTAAGTAA